One region of Pseudomonas alvandae genomic DNA includes:
- the metK gene encoding methionine adenosyltransferase: protein MSEYSLFTSESVSEGHPDKIADQISDAVLDAIIAEDKFARVACETLVKTGVAIIAGEVTTSAWVDLEQIVRDVILGIGYNSSDVGFDGATCGVMNIIGKQSPDINQGVDRAKPEDQGAGDQGLMFGYASNETDVLMPAPITFSHQLVQRQAEARKSGLLPWLRPDAKSQVTCRYEGGKVVGIDAVVLSTQHNPEVSYKDLREGVMELIVKHVLPAELLSKDTQFHINPTGQFIIGGPVGDCGLTGRKIIVDSYGGMARHGGGAFSGKDPSKVDRSAAYAGRYVAKNIVAAGLAERCEIQVSYAIGVAQPTSISLNTFGTGKIGDDKIIQLVREVFDLRPYAITTMLDLLHPMYQDTAAYGHFGRTPQTKTVGDDTFTTFTWEKTDRADALRAAAGL from the coding sequence ATGAGCGAATACTCCCTTTTCACCTCCGAGTCCGTGTCTGAAGGGCATCCGGACAAAATCGCCGACCAGATTTCTGATGCGGTGCTGGACGCCATCATTGCTGAAGACAAGTTCGCCCGCGTGGCGTGCGAGACTCTGGTGAAAACGGGCGTGGCGATCATCGCCGGCGAAGTCACCACCTCGGCCTGGGTCGACCTGGAACAGATCGTTCGCGACGTGATCCTCGGGATCGGCTACAACAGCTCCGACGTCGGCTTCGACGGCGCGACCTGCGGCGTGATGAACATCATCGGCAAGCAGTCCCCGGACATCAACCAGGGCGTTGACCGTGCCAAGCCGGAAGATCAGGGCGCTGGCGACCAAGGCCTGATGTTCGGCTACGCCAGCAACGAAACCGACGTGCTGATGCCAGCACCGATCACCTTCTCGCACCAGTTGGTCCAGCGCCAGGCCGAGGCCCGCAAATCCGGCCTGCTGCCTTGGCTGCGCCCGGACGCCAAGTCGCAAGTGACTTGCCGTTACGAAGGCGGCAAGGTCGTCGGCATCGACGCGGTCGTGCTGTCGACCCAACACAACCCGGAAGTGTCCTACAAAGATTTGCGCGAAGGCGTGATGGAGCTGATCGTCAAGCACGTGCTGCCTGCCGAACTGCTGTCCAAGGACACCCAGTTCCACATCAACCCGACTGGCCAGTTCATCATCGGCGGCCCAGTGGGCGACTGCGGCCTGACCGGTCGCAAGATCATCGTCGACAGCTACGGCGGCATGGCCCGTCACGGCGGCGGCGCGTTCTCCGGCAAGGATCCGTCCAAGGTTGACCGTTCGGCGGCGTACGCCGGTCGTTATGTCGCCAAGAACATCGTTGCCGCCGGCCTGGCCGAGCGTTGCGAGATCCAGGTTTCCTACGCCATCGGCGTCGCCCAGCCTACGTCGATTTCGCTGAACACCTTCGGCACCGGCAAGATTGGCGACGACAAGATCATCCAGCTGGTGCGTGAAGTGTTCGACCTGCGTCCATACGCGATCACCACCATGCTCGACCTGCTGCACCCGATGTACCAGGACACCGCAGCCTACGGCCACTTCGGTCGCACGCCGCAGACCAAGACCGTGGGCGACGACACCTTCACCACCTTCACCTGGGAAAAAACCGACCGCGCCGACGCCCTGCGCGCCGCTGCTGGCCTGTAA
- a CDS encoding MliC family protein encodes MKGFVAVMALALLAGCSQLGFLQSSEPVAEGWTSWTCDSEAKVLWRYTDAARKAVDVRLGGAEKVYRLKLEPGVEGSLYSDDMLALHVQGEEGLVYWVATNDLIGRGCKAE; translated from the coding sequence ATGAAAGGCTTTGTCGCCGTCATGGCGTTGGCATTGTTGGCCGGTTGCTCGCAACTGGGTTTTCTGCAGTCGTCCGAACCCGTTGCAGAGGGCTGGACAAGTTGGACATGTGACAGCGAAGCCAAGGTGCTCTGGCGTTATACCGATGCGGCACGCAAGGCAGTCGATGTCCGCCTCGGCGGCGCCGAGAAGGTTTATCGTCTCAAGCTCGAACCGGGTGTTGAAGGTTCGCTGTACAGCGATGACATGCTGGCGCTGCACGTCCAGGGTGAGGAAGGCCTGGTGTACTGGGTCGCCACCAATGATCTGATCGGGCGTGGTTGCAAGGCTGAGT
- a CDS encoding LysE family translocator: MDLTTLAVFIPACFALNMAPGPNNLLSISNASRYGFVQACSGGIGRLVAFAIMIALAAVGLTAVLHTSELLFLGIKLVGAGYLFYLAVQLWRAQPEASGEAPTVSMSMASLARQEFLVAIGNPKAILLFTAFLPQFVDRTGTVAQQFAVLGGLFLALECVAIGLYCYMGIYARRLFARPSGKRLFNRACAGLLASAASFLLVARRA; this comes from the coding sequence ATGGACCTGACGACCCTCGCTGTCTTCATCCCGGCCTGCTTCGCGCTGAACATGGCGCCGGGCCCGAACAACCTGCTGTCGATCAGCAATGCCTCGCGTTATGGTTTTGTCCAGGCGTGCAGCGGCGGCATCGGTCGTTTGGTGGCGTTTGCCATCATGATTGCCCTGGCGGCGGTGGGGCTGACGGCGGTGCTGCACACCTCGGAACTGTTGTTCCTCGGCATCAAGCTTGTGGGCGCCGGTTATCTTTTCTACCTCGCCGTGCAGTTGTGGCGCGCGCAGCCTGAAGCCAGCGGCGAGGCGCCGACCGTTTCCATGAGCATGGCCAGCCTGGCGCGGCAGGAGTTCCTGGTGGCAATCGGCAATCCCAAGGCGATTCTGTTGTTCACCGCTTTCCTGCCGCAGTTCGTTGACCGTACTGGCACTGTCGCTCAGCAGTTCGCCGTATTGGGCGGGCTGTTCCTGGCGTTGGAATGCGTGGCGATCGGCTTGTATTGCTACATGGGCATTTATGCGCGGCGATTGTTTGCCCGGCCGAGCGGCAAGCGCTTGTTCAATCGGGCGTGTGCGGGGCTGCTCGCCAGTGCGGCTTCGTTTTTGCTGGTGGCACGGCGGGCTTGA
- a CDS encoding DUF1090 domain-containing protein, which produces MNFLPPVALLVLCSAMATFSLADEQTPELTGCAAKRQGIINQIELAKSRGNQDQQAGLETALDEVTTHCTDASLRKERENKVLEAKHEVSRRQADLDKAMKKGDAERINKRKDKLAASRKELQEAVDELDK; this is translated from the coding sequence ATGAATTTCCTGCCTCCTGTTGCCCTGCTGGTGCTATGCAGCGCCATGGCCACCTTTTCATTGGCGGACGAGCAAACCCCGGAGCTCACCGGTTGCGCAGCCAAACGCCAAGGCATCATCAATCAGATCGAACTGGCCAAGTCTCGGGGCAACCAGGACCAGCAGGCGGGCCTCGAAACGGCGCTGGACGAAGTCACGACCCATTGTACGGATGCCTCCCTGCGCAAGGAGCGGGAGAACAAAGTGCTCGAAGCCAAGCATGAAGTCAGTCGTCGCCAGGCCGATCTGGACAAGGCCATGAAAAAAGGCGACGCGGAAAGGATCAACAAACGCAAAGACAAATTGGCAGCGTCCCGCAAGGAATTGCAGGAAGCGGTGGATGAGTTGGATAAGTAG
- the ligB gene encoding NAD-dependent DNA ligase LigB: MPPFFYAIAGLLFIAVPAMATPCPNWPTERAHAEVAALQQQIDTWDDSYHRLGQSQVADELYDQSRTQLSQWRSCFSLPAIDNPLRSAGGTVRHPVVHTGLEKLKDAEAVGAWLHGREDVWAQPKVDGVAVTLVYRKGQLYQAISRGDGVLGQDWTVNARKIRAIPQRLRQPLDLVVQGELYWRLETHVQADSGSVNARATMAGLMARTNLTIHDGIYIGLFVWEWPEGPDTLSERMAALGELGFADSLDYSQPVRDLADAERWRNHWYRTPLPFASDGIVLRQSRRPPADRWQARTPFWSVAWKYPYAQAMAEVRKVNFKIGRTGRITPVLELERIRLDDRWIRRVSVSSLQRWEEMDIRPGDRVAISLAGLTIPRLDEVVLRSLERQEVNPPAAADHHFLSCWQPTPGCESQFLARLDWLSGKNGLALPHVGPGTWKKLLAAGQLDGLLDWLTLDAAELATIAGFGERKSARLLASLDSARQRPFRQWLKALGLPPTANARLDGPWQALAERSTEQWQAEAGIGPGRAAQLSAFFRDPQVLALSEILRTAGVDGF, translated from the coding sequence ATGCCACCGTTTTTTTATGCAATCGCCGGTCTTTTATTCATCGCCGTACCCGCAATGGCCACGCCTTGTCCCAACTGGCCCACGGAGCGTGCCCACGCCGAGGTCGCCGCGCTGCAACAGCAAATCGACACGTGGGACGACAGCTATCACCGCCTCGGCCAATCCCAGGTGGCCGACGAACTCTACGATCAGTCCCGCACGCAGTTGAGCCAGTGGCGCAGTTGCTTCAGTCTTCCGGCAATCGATAATCCCCTGCGCTCAGCGGGCGGGACGGTGCGACACCCGGTCGTCCATACCGGCCTGGAGAAACTCAAGGATGCCGAAGCCGTCGGTGCTTGGCTGCACGGTCGCGAAGACGTCTGGGCCCAACCGAAAGTCGATGGCGTGGCGGTGACGCTGGTGTATCGAAAGGGCCAGCTGTATCAGGCGATCAGTCGCGGCGATGGCGTTCTGGGCCAGGACTGGACCGTTAACGCGCGAAAGATCCGCGCCATCCCCCAGCGACTGCGCCAGCCCCTGGACCTGGTCGTCCAGGGTGAGTTGTACTGGCGCCTGGAGACTCATGTCCAAGCCGACAGCGGCAGCGTGAATGCCCGCGCAACCATGGCGGGCCTGATGGCACGCACCAACCTGACGATACACGACGGGATCTATATAGGCCTGTTTGTCTGGGAATGGCCTGAAGGGCCCGACACCCTGAGCGAGCGGATGGCCGCGCTGGGTGAGCTGGGCTTCGCTGATTCCCTTGACTACAGCCAACCTGTCCGGGACCTGGCCGATGCCGAACGGTGGCGTAACCACTGGTATCGCACCCCGCTGCCATTCGCCAGCGACGGGATCGTTCTACGCCAGAGTCGCCGCCCTCCCGCCGACCGCTGGCAGGCCCGGACGCCGTTCTGGAGCGTCGCCTGGAAATACCCGTACGCCCAAGCCATGGCTGAAGTCCGCAAGGTCAACTTCAAGATCGGTCGCACGGGACGCATCACGCCCGTACTGGAACTTGAACGCATCCGGCTTGACGACCGATGGATTCGCCGGGTGAGCGTCAGCTCCCTCCAGCGCTGGGAAGAGATGGACATTCGCCCCGGCGATCGGGTCGCCATCAGCCTGGCCGGCCTGACCATTCCGCGTCTTGATGAGGTCGTGCTTCGCAGCCTCGAACGCCAGGAGGTCAACCCACCTGCGGCAGCCGACCATCATTTCCTGAGTTGCTGGCAACCGACACCCGGCTGCGAAAGCCAATTCCTCGCGCGCCTGGACTGGCTCAGCGGCAAGAATGGCCTCGCCCTGCCCCACGTCGGCCCCGGCACGTGGAAAAAGCTACTGGCCGCCGGTCAACTCGACGGATTGCTGGATTGGTTGACCCTCGATGCCGCCGAGCTTGCTACCATTGCCGGCTTCGGCGAACGCAAAAGTGCCCGTCTGCTTGCCAGCCTCGACAGCGCCCGGCAGCGGCCCTTTCGTCAATGGCTCAAGGCCCTTGGCTTGCCGCCCACTGCAAATGCGCGGCTGGACGGACCGTGGCAAGCGCTGGCCGAACGCAGCACTGAACAATGGCAAGCCGAAGCCGGCATCGGGCCGGGACGCGCCGCGCAACTGAGCGCTTTTTTTCGCGACCCGCAGGTGCTGGCCTTGAGTGAGATATTACGCACCGCCGGGGTCGATGGTTTTTAA
- a CDS encoding ArsR/SmtB family transcription factor — protein sequence MNLRVPSIRHDDSDELAALCKAGGDPLRLNVLRALANDSFGVLELAQIFGIGQSGMSHHLKVLAQADLVATRREGNAIFYRRALPHTELLGGKLHAALLEEVDELDLPMDVRERIAQVHGQRAAASQDFFARVAEKFRAQQDLIAGLPQYRDSVVALLDKLSFGQAATAIEVGPGDGAFLPELARRFNQVTALDNSPAMLELARQVCERESLANVSLQLADALNGVSLRADCVVLNMVLHHFAAPADALKHMANLLQPGGSLLVTELCSHNQSWAKEACGDLWLGFEQDDLARWATAAGLVPGESLYVGLRNGFQIQVRHFQRPAGDTHHR from the coding sequence ATGAATTTACGCGTGCCTTCCATTCGCCATGATGACAGCGATGAGCTGGCGGCCCTTTGCAAGGCCGGCGGCGATCCGTTGCGGCTGAATGTATTGCGCGCCTTGGCCAACGACTCGTTCGGCGTACTGGAACTGGCGCAGATCTTCGGCATCGGCCAATCCGGCATGAGTCATCACCTCAAGGTCCTGGCCCAGGCCGACCTGGTGGCGACACGTCGCGAAGGCAATGCGATTTTCTATCGGCGCGCCCTGCCCCACACCGAGCTGCTAGGTGGCAAGCTGCACGCCGCGTTGCTCGAAGAAGTGGACGAGCTGGACCTGCCGATGGATGTGCGGGAGCGCATTGCCCAGGTCCACGGGCAACGCGCCGCCGCCAGCCAGGATTTTTTCGCACGGGTGGCGGAGAAATTTCGCGCCCAGCAGGATTTGATCGCCGGGCTGCCGCAATACCGTGACAGTGTGGTGGCGCTGCTCGATAAACTGAGTTTCGGACAGGCTGCCACGGCGATAGAAGTCGGTCCCGGCGACGGCGCTTTCCTGCCGGAACTGGCGCGACGCTTCAATCAGGTCACCGCGCTGGACAACAGCCCGGCGATGCTAGAACTGGCCCGCCAGGTGTGCGAACGCGAATCCCTGGCTAATGTCAGCCTGCAACTGGCCGATGCCCTGAACGGCGTCAGCCTGCGGGCCGATTGCGTGGTATTGAACATGGTGCTTCACCATTTTGCCGCACCGGCCGACGCGCTCAAGCACATGGCCAACCTGCTGCAACCGGGCGGTAGCCTGTTGGTGACAGAGTTATGCAGCCACAACCAGAGTTGGGCCAAGGAGGCCTGCGGAGATCTCTGGCTGGGGTTTGAACAGGACGATCTGGCCCGTTGGGCCACCGCTGCGGGCCTCGTGCCCGGGGAAAGCCTCTATGTAGGCTTACGTAATGGTTTCCAGATTCAGGTCCGCCATTTTCAGCGGCCGGCTGGCGACACTCACCATCGGTAA
- the epd gene encoding erythrose-4-phosphate dehydrogenase, translating to MPQPRPYKVALNGYGRIGRCVLRALFERGAKAGFEIVAINDLADMASIEYLTRFDSTHGRFPGEVRVEGDCLHINGDCVKVLRSATPEGIDWASLGVDLVLECSGAYNTRDDGQRFIAAGAPRVLFSQPMASEADVDATIVYGVNQDCLTGEELLVSNASCTTNCGVPLLRLLDQAIGLEYVSITTIHSAMNDQPVIDAYHHEDLRRTRSAFQSVIPVSTGLARGIERLLPELAGRIQAKAVRVPTVNVSCLDITMQTVSDTDATEVNRILREAATSGPLKGLLAYTELPHASCDFNHDPHSAIVDASQTRVSGPRLVNILAWFDNEWGFANRMLDVAEHYLQTASNKPAL from the coding sequence ATGCCCCAACCGCGTCCCTACAAAGTTGCACTCAACGGCTACGGCCGCATTGGTCGTTGCGTCTTGCGTGCGTTGTTCGAGCGAGGGGCGAAGGCCGGGTTCGAGATTGTGGCCATCAACGATCTGGCCGACATGGCCAGCATCGAATACCTGACACGCTTTGACTCCACCCATGGCCGGTTCCCCGGCGAAGTGCGGGTCGAGGGCGATTGTCTGCATATCAATGGCGACTGCGTGAAGGTCCTGCGCAGCGCCACCCCCGAAGGCATCGATTGGGCGTCCCTGGGCGTCGACCTGGTGCTTGAATGCTCCGGCGCCTACAACACTCGTGACGATGGCCAGCGGTTCATCGCCGCGGGCGCGCCGCGGGTGCTGTTTTCCCAGCCGATGGCCAGCGAGGCGGACGTCGACGCCACCATCGTCTACGGTGTGAACCAGGACTGCCTGACCGGCGAAGAGCTGCTGGTCTCCAACGCGTCCTGCACCACCAACTGCGGCGTGCCGCTGTTGCGCCTGCTGGACCAGGCCATTGGCCTGGAATACGTGTCCATTACCACGATCCACTCGGCAATGAACGACCAACCGGTGATCGATGCCTATCACCATGAGGACCTGCGGCGTACCCGCTCGGCGTTCCAATCGGTGATTCCGGTGTCCACTGGTCTGGCGCGTGGCATTGAGCGGCTGTTGCCGGAACTTGCCGGGCGAATTCAGGCCAAAGCCGTGCGGGTGCCGACGGTCAACGTGTCCTGCCTCGATATCACGATGCAGACCGTGAGCGATACCGACGCTACCGAGGTCAACCGGATCCTGCGCGAAGCCGCCACCAGTGGCCCGCTCAAAGGCCTCCTGGCCTACACCGAGTTGCCTCACGCCAGTTGTGATTTCAACCACGACCCGCATTCGGCCATCGTCGATGCCAGCCAGACCCGCGTTTCCGGGCCGAGGCTTGTGAATATCCTGGCCTGGTTCGACAACGAATGGGGTTTTGCCAATCGAATGCTGGACGTTGCCGAGCATTACCTGCAAACAGCTTCCAATAAACCTGCTCTCTAA
- a CDS encoding c-type cytochrome produces MFVKRLSMTVLACLLLSACGGVDPNSPLGQRKAIFKQMLKTNEELGGMLRGRVPFDGARFAEGAVKLDQLSHEPWKHFPPVREQDHTSATDEVWKKQARFQELARSLEAATGELVIVSKVQPYRASNLGPAVQKVEDACSVCHKEFRDH; encoded by the coding sequence ATGTTCGTAAAACGATTGTCCATGACCGTACTGGCCTGCCTGCTGCTGTCCGCTTGTGGCGGTGTCGATCCCAACTCTCCCCTGGGCCAGCGCAAGGCGATCTTCAAACAGATGCTCAAGACCAACGAAGAGTTGGGCGGCATGCTGCGCGGCCGCGTCCCGTTCGATGGCGCGCGTTTTGCCGAGGGTGCGGTAAAGCTGGATCAGCTGTCCCACGAGCCTTGGAAGCATTTTCCGCCAGTACGTGAGCAAGACCATACCAGCGCCACGGATGAGGTCTGGAAAAAACAGGCGCGCTTCCAGGAGCTTGCCCGCAGCCTGGAAGCCGCCACTGGTGAATTGGTGATTGTCAGCAAGGTCCAGCCCTACCGAGCCAGCAACCTGGGGCCAGCGGTGCAGAAGGTCGAAGATGCGTGCAGTGTCTGCCATAAAGAATTTCGGGATCATTGA
- a CDS encoding phosphoglycerate kinase: protein MTVLKMSDLDLQGKRVLIREDLNVPVKDGVVTSDARILASLPTIKLALEKGAAVMVCSHLGRPTEGEFSAENSLKPVADYLSKALGRDVPLVADYLGGVDVKAGDVVLFENVRFNKGEKKNADELAQQYAALCDVFVMDAFGTAHRAEGSTHGVAKFAKVAAAGPLLAAELDALGKALGSPAQPMAAIVAGSKVSTKLDVLNSLSQVCNQLIVGGGIANTFLAAAGHPVGKSLYEPDLLDTAREIAAKVSVPLPVDVVVAKEFAESATATVKLIADVAEDDMILDIGPQTAANFAELLKSSQTILWNGPVGVFEFDQFGNGTKVLAQAIAESAAFSIAGGGDTLAAIDKYGVAEQISYISTGGGAFLEFVEGKVLPAVEVLESRAKA, encoded by the coding sequence ATGACCGTGTTGAAGATGTCCGACCTCGATCTGCAAGGTAAGCGCGTACTGATCCGCGAAGACCTCAACGTCCCCGTCAAGGACGGTGTTGTCACCAGCGACGCGCGCATCCTGGCCTCGCTGCCGACCATCAAGCTGGCCCTGGAAAAAGGCGCGGCCGTGATGGTCTGCTCGCACCTGGGCCGTCCGACCGAAGGCGAGTTTTCGGCGGAAAACAGCCTCAAGCCTGTGGCCGATTACCTGAGCAAGGCCCTGGGCCGTGATGTGCCGCTGGTGGCCGATTACCTGGGCGGTGTCGACGTCAAGGCTGGCGACGTCGTGCTGTTCGAAAATGTGCGCTTCAACAAAGGCGAGAAAAAGAACGCCGACGAGCTGGCCCAGCAATACGCCGCCCTGTGCGACGTGTTCGTGATGGACGCCTTCGGCACCGCCCACCGCGCCGAGGGCTCGACCCATGGCGTGGCGAAGTTTGCCAAGGTCGCCGCTGCTGGCCCGCTGCTGGCCGCCGAACTCGATGCGCTGGGCAAGGCCCTGGGTTCTCCGGCCCAGCCGATGGCCGCTATCGTTGCCGGTTCCAAGGTGTCGACCAAGCTGGATGTGCTCAACAGCCTGAGCCAGGTCTGCAATCAATTGATCGTCGGTGGCGGCATCGCCAACACCTTCCTCGCTGCGGCCGGCCATCCGGTTGGCAAGTCGCTGTACGAGCCGGACCTGCTGGATACCGCCCGTGAAATCGCCGCCAAGGTCAGCGTACCGCTGCCGGTGGACGTGGTGGTCGCCAAGGAATTTGCCGAAAGCGCCACCGCCACCGTGAAGCTGATCGCCGACGTGGCCGAAGACGACATGATCCTCGACATTGGCCCGCAAACTGCGGCCAATTTCGCTGAACTGCTGAAATCCTCCCAGACCATCCTGTGGAACGGTCCAGTTGGCGTGTTCGAGTTCGACCAGTTCGGTAACGGCACAAAAGTACTGGCCCAAGCCATCGCCGAAAGCGCCGCGTTTTCCATCGCCGGCGGTGGCGATACCCTGGCGGCCATCGATAAATATGGCGTGGCTGAGCAGATCTCCTACATTTCTACGGGCGGTGGCGCGTTCCTTGAATTCGTCGAGGGCAAAGTGTTGCCAGCCGTGGAAGTCCTGGAAAGCCGGGCCAAGGCCTGA
- the tkt gene encoding transketolase — MPSRRERANAIRALSMDAVQKANSGHPGAPMGMADIAEVLWRDYLKHNPSNPSFADRDRFVLSNGHGSMLIYSLLHLTGYDLSIDDLKNFRQLHSRTPGHPEYGYTPGVETTTGPLGQGLANAVGFALAEKVLAAQFNRPGHNVVDHHTYVFLGDGCMMEGISHEVASLAGTLGLDKLIAFYDDNGISIDGEVEGWFTDDTPKRFEAYNWLVIRNVDGHDPEEIKIAIETARKSAQPTLICCKTTIGFGSPNKQGKEDCHGAPLGAEEIALTRAALKWEHGPFEIPADIYAEWDAKEKGRAAEAEWDQRFAAYSAEFPELANELVRRLSGELPADFAEKASAYIAEVAAKGETIASRKASQNTLNAFGPLLPELLGGSADLAGSNLTLWKGCKGVTAEDASGNYMYYGVREFGMSAIMNGVALHGGLVPYGATFLMFMEYARNAVRMSALMKKRVLYVFTHDSIGLGEDGPTHQPIEQLASLRCTPNLDTWRPCDAVESAVAWKYAIERNDGPSALIFSRQNLQHQSRDAGQIGDISRGGYVLKDCIGEPELILIATGSEVGLAVQAYDKLTEQGRNVRVVSMPCTSVFDAQDAGYKQAVLPLQVSARIAIEAAHADYWYKYVGLEGRVIGMTTYGESAPAPALFEEFGFTLENILGQAEELLED, encoded by the coding sequence ATGCCCAGCCGTCGTGAGCGTGCCAATGCCATTCGTGCCCTCAGCATGGATGCCGTGCAAAAAGCCAACAGCGGCCATCCCGGCGCCCCCATGGGTATGGCGGATATCGCCGAGGTGCTGTGGCGCGACTACCTCAAGCACAACCCGAGCAACCCTTCGTTCGCCGACCGTGACCGCTTCGTGCTGTCCAACGGCCACGGCTCGATGTTGATCTACTCGTTGCTGCACCTGACCGGTTATGACCTGTCGATCGATGACCTGAAGAACTTCCGCCAACTGCACAGCCGCACCCCGGGCCACCCGGAATACGGCTACACCCCTGGCGTGGAAACCACCACCGGCCCGCTGGGCCAAGGCCTGGCCAACGCCGTGGGCTTCGCCCTGGCGGAAAAAGTCCTGGCCGCGCAGTTCAATCGCCCGGGCCACAACGTTGTCGACCACCACACCTACGTTTTCCTGGGTGATGGCTGCATGATGGAAGGCATTTCCCATGAGGTCGCGTCTTTGGCCGGCACCCTGGGCCTGGACAAGCTGATTGCTTTCTACGATGACAACGGCATCTCCATCGACGGCGAAGTCGAAGGCTGGTTCACCGACGACACGCCCAAGCGCTTCGAAGCCTACAACTGGCTGGTGATCCGCAACGTCGACGGTCACGACCCGGAAGAAATCAAGATCGCCATCGAGACTGCTCGCAAGAGCGCTCAGCCAACCCTGATCTGCTGCAAGACCACCATCGGTTTTGGTTCGCCGAACAAGCAGGGCAAGGAAGACTGCCACGGCGCGCCATTGGGTGCCGAGGAAATCGCCCTGACCCGTGCCGCGCTGAAGTGGGAGCACGGTCCGTTCGAAATCCCGGCCGACATCTATGCCGAATGGGACGCCAAGGAAAAAGGCCGCGCGGCCGAAGCCGAGTGGGACCAGCGCTTTGCTGCCTACTCCGCTGAATTCCCTGAGCTGGCCAACGAGCTGGTCCGTCGCCTCAGCGGCGAGCTGCCGGCCGACTTCGCCGAGAAAGCCTCTGCCTACATCGCCGAGGTTGCCGCCAAGGGCGAAACCATCGCCAGCCGCAAGGCCAGCCAGAACACCCTGAATGCCTTCGGCCCGCTGCTGCCGGAACTGCTGGGCGGTTCGGCCGACCTGGCAGGCTCCAACCTGACCCTGTGGAAAGGTTGCAAAGGCGTCACGGCCGAAGACGCCAGCGGCAACTATATGTACTACGGCGTTCGCGAGTTCGGCATGAGTGCGATCATGAACGGCGTAGCCCTGCACGGCGGTCTGGTGCCTTACGGCGCGACCTTCCTGATGTTCATGGAGTACGCCCGCAACGCCGTGCGCATGTCGGCCCTGATGAAGAAGCGCGTGCTGTACGTGTTCACCCACGACTCCATCGGCCTGGGCGAAGACGGCCCGACTCACCAGCCGATCGAGCAACTGGCGAGCCTGCGCTGCACGCCGAACCTGGACACCTGGCGCCCATGTGACGCCGTGGAGTCGGCAGTGGCCTGGAAATACGCGATTGAGCGTAACGATGGCCCATCGGCGCTGATCTTCTCCCGTCAGAACCTGCAACACCAATCTCGCGATGCCGGCCAGATCGGCGACATCAGCCGTGGCGGCTATGTGCTCAAGGACTGCATCGGCGAGCCTGAACTGATCCTGATCGCCACCGGTTCGGAAGTCGGCCTGGCCGTCCAGGCCTACGACAAGCTGACCGAGCAGGGCCGCAACGTGCGCGTGGTGTCCATGCCATGCACCAGCGTTTTCGACGCCCAGGACGCCGGCTACAAGCAAGCGGTGTTGCCGCTGCAGGTCAGCGCGCGCATCGCCATCGAAGCCGCTCACGCCGATTACTGGTACAAGTACGTGGGCCTGGAAGGTCGCGTGATCGGCATGACCACCTACGGCGAATCGGCTCCTGCGCCAGCACTGTTCGAAGAATTCGGCTTCACCCTGGAGAACATCCTGGGGCAGGCTGAAGAGCTGCTGGAAGACTGA